The genomic segment GTCCGGGGCGCCGCCCCCGTCCGGAGCCCGTTCAGCCCGGCATGATGCAATCGACGAAGCGGGCGAACTTCTTGTCGTGCGAGCCCGCGGCGACGAACGCGTCGGCCGGGTGGTCGACGATCCGGCACATGTCGTAACGGACGCTGGTCGGCAGCTGCGCACCCGCGGCGGGCCGGTACTGGTGGGCCCCGGAGAGCTGGCACATGTCGTACCGCACCAGCGGGCCGCTCGCGCCGATGTTGTAGCGGTGCGCGGTGAGGCCGTCGGAGTACTGCTTGTACGACTGGGACGTGTCGTCGCAGTCGTTGAAGTGCACCGTGCCGCTGCTCCACTCGCAGTCGATGACCACGACCGAGGGGTCGCGTATCTCGAAGCGGATGTCCTCGGCGTGGAAGCGCTGCACGGAGTCGAAGTGCGAGGCGCGCGGGAAGCGGAAGAAGGCGCTCTCGAACCCGTACTCCGGGTGGGGCGTGGGGCGGCGGCCGGTGATGATGTAGCTGCCGCTGCGGCAGGTGATCGAGCCGCCGTAGGGGAACTCCAGGAAGTTGCCCCACTCGTAGGTGACCGTCATGTCGGTGAACCAGTAGTTGAGGAACTGGTCCTGCTGCTCGCGCTTCTCCGACCGCTGGGAGAGCCCGGAGTACAGGAACGCCTTGCGGTAGGCGCCGCCCACCCGGCAGGCCTCCCAGCGCATCTCCGAGTTGTTGTTGCTGCCGTCCAGGGCGAGGCCGTACTCCCACTCCCCCATCCACTCGCATTCGGAGAAGCGGTAGTTCTGGGCCCAGCCGGTGGAGTACGAGGAGAAGAACGAGGCGCCGGGCGTGCCCGAGGTGAAGCGCAGGCCCTCGAACGAGATGTTGCTCCACATGTTGTTGTTGCGGCACAGGTAGGCGTCCTTGGGCGACTTCGGCGCGAAGACGATCTCGCTGATCCGCATCCCGCCGCCGCGGAACCGCAGGCCGCTCGCGCGCTTGTCCGCCTTGTCGCCGGCGAGCAGCGCACCCGGCTTCGTGATCAGGTACACCCCCGGCGGCACGTCGATCACGGTGTGCCCCACACCGTTCGAGATCCGCGACTCGGCGTAGGCGTACGCGGCGGCGAAGGCCGCGCTGTCGTCCGTCCTGCCGTCGCCCTTGGCCCCGAAGTCCGCCATGACGTCCGCCACACCGGGATGGTCGGAGTTCTCCGACGCCGCCGCGGGGGCGTTCCACTCGCCGCTCGCGTATCCCGCGATGCCCGCTCCCGCGACCACCGCGGCACCCCCGTAGAGCATTCTCCGCCGGTTGACCGAACCGCTCTTGTCGGTTGTCATATTTCCCCCAGTCGCGGATCCTCCGCTCGATGTTAAGTGTGCCCGGCGCCTCCCGACCCCCTCGTGAAAAGTTGCACAAGCCGCCGCTTACGATGGGCGCGTGCCGAAGTTGCCCGAAGTCGCCCGTAATCCGCTCGCCTATCTCGACCAGCGCTGGACTCCGTCCGCCGTGACGGTCCGCCGGGCGACGCTGGCCGCCCTGGTGATGTCGGTGGTCATCGTGGCCACCGGTGGCGCGGTGCGGCTGACCGGTTCGGGGCTGGGCTGCCCGACCTGGCCCACCTGCAACGGGGACAGCCTGCTGGGCACCCGTGCGATGGGCATCAATCACACGATCGAAGTCACCAACCGCCTGCTGACGTACGTGCTCAGCGCGGCCGTCGGCTGGGCGATCGTGGCCGCCCGCTGCGCGAAACCGCACCGGCGCAGCCTGACCCGGCTGGGCTGGGCGCAGTTCTGGGTGGTGATGGGCAACGCGGTGTGGGGCGGCCTGACCGTGCTGACCAAGCTCAACCCGTACATCGTCTCCACCCACTTCCTGCTCAGCACCGCGCTCATCACCGTCGCGGTCCTGATGTGGCAGCGGGCCCGTGAGGGCGATGCGGAGCCCCGCCCGCTGGTCGGCAAGCCGGTACAGCAGCTGGCCTGGGTGCTGACCGCCGCGAGCGCGGCGCTGATCGCGGCCGGCACGATCGTGAGCGGTGCGGGCCCGCACCCCGGCGCCTCGTCCAAGGTGCACCGGATCGACCTCGACTGGAAGACCGTCGCGCAGCTGCACGCCGATCTCGCCTGGGTCGTGGTGGCCCTCACGCTCGCGCTGTGGTTCGTGCTGCGCGCCGTGGACGCGCCGGCCGGGCCGAAGGCCCGTACCCGGGACCTGTTCGTCGTACTGATGGCGCAGGGCGTCATCGGCTATGTGCAGTACTTCACGCACCTGCCGGAGGTGCTGGTCGGGCTGCACATGCTCGGTTCGGCGCTGATCTGGATCGGGGTGCTGCGGGTCGTGCTGTCGATGCGCGAACGCCCGTCGGTACAGCCCGGCATCCCGGGCCCGGCGCAGTCCGGGTCAGCGCTCGCGTCCACGGCCTGACCCGGCGCGGTCCGCGCGCCGCTCCAGCCCGTAGACCCGCCGCGCGTTCCCTGCGGCGATCATGCCCGCGACGCGCCGCGCGTCGGACGGCGTCCAGGCCCCGACGGCCACCCGGTCGGTGACCAGCCGCTCCAGCGCCTCGCGGAAGAACCGGGCCCCGGTCACGTACAGCTCGGGCAGCGCGTACGCCCCGGTCGAGAAGAGCACCTTGCCGAAGGGCGCCAGTTCCAGTGTCTCGGCCAGGGCCGGCGCCGCCGGCGCGGAGCCGATGTCCGTGTGGACGTGCGCGAACGCGGCCGCCAGCCGGGCGGCCGGCCGGTGGTTCGGGAAGCTCCGTAAGAGCACCACATCGGTGCCGAGACCCGCGGTGGCGCGCAGAAACCCGGTGAGCCGCAGCGGGTCGGCGCCCGCCGGGCCGCGGATCTGCAGCGGCAGGCCGGTCGCGACGGCGTTCCACACCAGATGGCGCAGCAGCACCGGGTCGTCGAGCGGTTCACCGGCCGTACGTCCCGCCAGCCAGGCGCCGGCCGCGCGCCGTACCAGGCCGGCGTCGGGCGGCCCGGCCGGGAATCCGGGCGGACAGGTGTCGGACACCGAGAACGCGACGGCCGTCCGTGCCGCTCCGTGCACCGCCTCGGCGACATTGGTGAGGAACGCACCCGCGGTCCCCGAGGTGTCGGCGACCTGCTGCGCCAGCGGTTCCAGCCGGACGATCTCGTACGCCGCGGCGGCGGCCGCCGCGCCCAGTTCCTTGGGCGAGGTGAGGTCGGCGGGCAGTGCGGCGGACCCCGGACCAGCGGCGCCGTCCCGGGCTCCGGCTCCCACCGCGGCGTCCACCAGATAGCCGCCGATCCCGGTGCCGCGCAGCAGCAGCCGGGTGGCCTCGTACGCGCCCAGCTCCCGGCGCCCCGCCAGGTAGTGCGCGGGGGTGCAGTGCGGTTCCAGGCCCAGCAGGGGCGGGCACCAGCGGCGGACGGCGAAGCCTGCGGGACTGTCGAAGAGCGTGGTGCCGGGCGCGGCGGCCCCCGTGAGGAGCGCCTCGAACGAGCCGAGGCCCAGCTCCCCGGGGACGACCCCGTGGCAGTGCGCGTCCACCAAAGGTGGCAGCTCCAGCATCACTGACTCCTCGCACCGCCGGCCGGGACCGTTTCCCATGGTCCCTAACGGGCGGGCGGGGCGTCAGGTGTTGCTGGGACCGCCGATCTGGATTCCGGCCATCCGCGACCACTCGTACGGGCCGGTGCGCACCTTGGCGGCGAATTCGCCGTCGAAGTCCTCGTGCACGGTGACTCCGGCGCGCTCGACGGCCGCGACGGCCATGGCGTACGTCGGGGCCACCAGGTCGCCCCATTCGCCGTTCTCGCCGACGAGGACGATCCGGGCGCCGATCTCACCGATGTAGGCGATGTTCGCCTCGGCGCCGCCGCCGTGGCTCTTGGCGAAGGCACCGATCTGCTTCGCCAGCCTGGCGGTGCGGCGCTCGGCGCGCGGGTCCGCCTTCGGAGTCTCTTCCACGGTGTTCTGCGCGGTCTCAGCCATGAGGCAGATGCTACCCGTCGGTAATCAGTGAAGGAAAGGATCCACGGCCACGACGACGAAGAGCAGCGACAGATAGGTGATGGACCAGTGGAACAGCCGCATCTCCTTGAGCTTCGCGCCGCTGACCCCGGCCTTCGCCCGGCTGTACAGGCCGTGCGCCTCCTTGAGCCACATCGCGCCGAGCAGCACCGCGGCCACCGGGTACAGCCAGGAGGTCTCGCCCAGCGGCCACCACAGGGCCAGCGAGACGATCACCATGGCCCAGCTGTAGATGACGATCTGCCGCGCGACCACCAGGTTGCCGGCCACGACCGGCAGCATCGGCACGCCCACCCGCTCGTAGTCGTCCTTGACCTTCATCGACAGCGGCCAGTAGTGCGGCGGCGTCCACAGGAAGATCACCAGGAAGAGGACCAGCGCGGCCCACGAGACGGAGTTCGTGACCGCGGACCAGCCGATGAACACCGGCATGCAGCCCGCGATGCCGCCCCACACGATGTTCTGCGCGGTGCGGCGCTTGAGGCCGAGCGTGTACACGAAGACATAGAAGAGGATGGCCGTCAGCGACAGCGCCGCCGAGAGCGTGTTGACCAGGACCGCGAACCAGACGGTGGAGACCACCGAGAGCGTGATGCCGAAGATCAGCCCCTCGCGCGGCGACACCATGCCGGTGACCAGCGGACGCTGCTCGGTGCGGTGCATCAGGGCGTCGATGTCGCGGTCGATGTACATGTTGAGCGCGTTGGCACCGCCCGCCGACAGATAACCGCCCACGACGGTCGTCAGCACCAGCCACAGATCGGGGACGCCACCCGCCGCCAGGAACATCACCGGAACGGTCGTGATGAGCAGCAGTTCGATGATGCGTGGCTTGGTCAGCGCCACGAACGCCATGACACGAGCCGCGAACGGCCGCTGTCCGGAGCTCGTCCCGATGACCCCTGCGGGTCGGGATTCGACGGCCGTCACAAACACCCCTGGAGAGGATTAAGTCCAGCAAGTCCCGGTCCCGGACGTGAAGGTCCGGTAAGTCCTTGCGCGTACCACGCCACTGTAGACGTACGGAATACTCCGCCTGCCCCGGGGGGTGACCCGTGTTGCCGCCCGTCCTTCGCCGGGTGTTCAGGAGGCGAACGCGGCCGGGCCGGGGCAGGCTGTCAGTATCCCGGCATGCCGGGAATGGCCGTGCCAGGGTCCTGGTTGCCGGGAGTGCCGCCGGGAACGCTGCCCCGAGCAGCGGTCCGGCCGTCGTCCCGAGGGTCGAACGCTCGAAAAGGTGCACGCGCCTGCGGCGGTAGGCTCGACAACGCCGGGTAGGCGCCACGTCACCGGCATTTCGACATGTGGAGAGGAGCCCTGAACCAGGGTGAGCAGCAAGCCGACCACCACAGACCTTGAGTGGACCGATCTGGACAAGCGGGCCGTTGATACCGCTCGTGTCCTGGCCATGGATTCCGTGCAGAAGGTCGGCAACGGCCATCCCGGCACGGCCATGAGCCTCGCGCCCGCCGCGTACCTGCTGTTCCAGAAGCTGATGCGGCACGATCCGTCGGATCCCGACTGGACCGGCCGTGACCGCTTCGTCCTCTCGGCCGGTCACTCCAGCCTGACGCTCTACACCCAGCTCTACCTGTCCGGGTACGGCCTGGAGCTGGACGATCTGAAGGCGTTCCGCACCTGGGGCAGCAAGACCCCCGGCCACCCGGAGCACGG from the Streptomyces sp. RKAG293 genome contains:
- a CDS encoding COX15/CtaA family protein → MPKLPEVARNPLAYLDQRWTPSAVTVRRATLAALVMSVVIVATGGAVRLTGSGLGCPTWPTCNGDSLLGTRAMGINHTIEVTNRLLTYVLSAAVGWAIVAARCAKPHRRSLTRLGWAQFWVVMGNAVWGGLTVLTKLNPYIVSTHFLLSTALITVAVLMWQRAREGDAEPRPLVGKPVQQLAWVLTAASAALIAAGTIVSGAGPHPGASSKVHRIDLDWKTVAQLHADLAWVVVALTLALWFVLRAVDAPAGPKARTRDLFVVLMAQGVIGYVQYFTHLPEVLVGLHMLGSALIWIGVLRVVLSMRERPSVQPGIPGPAQSGSALASTA
- a CDS encoding glycoside hydrolase family 55 protein translates to MTTDKSGSVNRRRMLYGGAAVVAGAGIAGYASGEWNAPAAASENSDHPGVADVMADFGAKGDGRTDDSAAFAAAYAYAESRISNGVGHTVIDVPPGVYLITKPGALLAGDKADKRASGLRFRGGGMRISEIVFAPKSPKDAYLCRNNNMWSNISFEGLRFTSGTPGASFFSSYSTGWAQNYRFSECEWMGEWEYGLALDGSNNNSEMRWEACRVGGAYRKAFLYSGLSQRSEKREQQDQFLNYWFTDMTVTYEWGNFLEFPYGGSITCRSGSYIITGRRPTPHPEYGFESAFFRFPRASHFDSVQRFHAEDIRFEIRDPSVVVIDCEWSSGTVHFNDCDDTSQSYKQYSDGLTAHRYNIGASGPLVRYDMCQLSGAHQYRPAAGAQLPTSVRYDMCRIVDHPADAFVAAGSHDKKFARFVDCIMPG
- a CDS encoding amidohydrolase; translated protein: MLELPPLVDAHCHGVVPGELGLGSFEALLTGAAAPGTTLFDSPAGFAVRRWCPPLLGLEPHCTPAHYLAGRRELGAYEATRLLLRGTGIGGYLVDAAVGAGARDGAAGPGSAALPADLTSPKELGAAAAAAAYEIVRLEPLAQQVADTSGTAGAFLTNVAEAVHGAARTAVAFSVSDTCPPGFPAGPPDAGLVRRAAGAWLAGRTAGEPLDDPVLLRHLVWNAVATGLPLQIRGPAGADPLRLTGFLRATAGLGTDVVLLRSFPNHRPAARLAAAFAHVHTDIGSAPAAPALAETLELAPFGKVLFSTGAYALPELYVTGARFFREALERLVTDRVAVGAWTPSDARRVAGMIAAGNARRVYGLERRADRAGSGRGRER
- a CDS encoding heme o synthase, with translation MTAVESRPAGVIGTSSGQRPFAARVMAFVALTKPRIIELLLITTVPVMFLAAGGVPDLWLVLTTVVGGYLSAGGANALNMYIDRDIDALMHRTEQRPLVTGMVSPREGLIFGITLSVVSTVWFAVLVNTLSAALSLTAILFYVFVYTLGLKRRTAQNIVWGGIAGCMPVFIGWSAVTNSVSWAALVLFLVIFLWTPPHYWPLSMKVKDDYERVGVPMLPVVAGNLVVARQIVIYSWAMVIVSLALWWPLGETSWLYPVAAVLLGAMWLKEAHGLYSRAKAGVSGAKLKEMRLFHWSITYLSLLFVVVAVDPFLH